One window of the Hippoglossus hippoglossus isolate fHipHip1 chromosome 9, fHipHip1.pri, whole genome shotgun sequence genome contains the following:
- the tti2 gene encoding LOW QUALITY PROTEIN: TELO2-interacting protein 2 (The sequence of the model RefSeq protein was modified relative to this genomic sequence to represent the inferred CDS: deleted 1 base in 1 codon), whose protein sequence is MELSSLLHDLHLLSSEKPLPPPSSPSITALLARLQEKLIGASSDSDTSSLIGHVERLFQTADPDWLFSLTSVNEEGRQEELQSAYRALISALIGCADLPLCEDDCGSLAPAAYQSIPSRAVPVCSVLRALLGALGNWEGSGLLLSVAPPVCVFAVTHFQDQVWTNPPSRAAAQSLQEALLRAGGWRDSTHLLVGDGRQREGGEEGGILRGVLDVLQPQLTKDSWQRCVAVKLVFSWTLLQVTPPSLSPHLPRLLPPPLLFNDHYRPENCMLGVRCLHHIILNTPAADLRQFNRADVIYQALFKHLYTTEKTVIQLVLSCLLDLLLVLEKPPSSLDPSSSRRKPCRHDDMLRLVLIHMEAENNVALRRVYASVLPLLVDRMGVAVCRHLRRVERVVLGYLEVRDPPEETNRLKVLEVLQRVTRAAWPRMQRRRLHLLLRSLLQLMVDVSSDSQLHDSVREKLMSEATLCIKLLHDCSPGNAQTVLQQVDSSCCSPEVLGCLVTVTTR, encoded by the exons ATGGAGCTTTCATCTTTACTTCATGaccttcatctcctctcctcagagaagcccctcccccccccctcctct ccttcaaTCACAGCGCTCCTGGCtcggctgcaggagaagctgattGGTGCGTCCTCGGACTCTGACACAAGCTCCCTGATTGGTCATGTGGAGCGACTCTTTCAGACAGCAGATCCTGATTGGCTGTTCTCCCTGACTTCAGTCAATGAGGAGGGTCGTCAGGAGGAGCTTCAGTCTGCGTACAGGGCTCTGATcagcgctctgattggctgtgcaGACCTGCCGCTCTGTGAGGATGACTGCGGCTCTCTAGCGCCGGCGGCCTATCAGAGTATCCCGAGCCGAGCTGTCCCAGTTTGCTCGGTGCTCCGAGCACTGCTGGGAGCTCTGGGAAACTGGGAGGGGAGCGGCCTGCTCTTGAGTGTGGcgccccctgtgtgtgtgtttgctgtgacGCATTTCCAG GATCAGGTGTGGACCAACCCCCCCTCCAGAGCAGCTGCACAGAGCCTGCAGGAGGCGCTGCTGAGGGCAGGTGGCTGGAGAGACTCCACCCACCTCCTGGTGGGAGATGGCAGacaaagggaggggggggaggaaggaggaattCTAAGAGGAGTCCTGGATGTCCTGCAGCCGCAACTCACAAA ggacTCGTGGCAGCGGTGTGTAGCAGTGAAGCTGGTGTTTTCCTGGACTCTCCTGCAGGTCA cccccccctctctctcccctcacctgCCTCGcctcctccccccacccctcctcttcAACGACCACTACAGACCAGAGAACTGCATGCTGGGAGTTCGCTGTCTGCACCACATCATACTCAACACG ccTGCTGCTGATCTGCGTCAGTTCAACAGAGCAGACGTCATCTATCaagctttattcaaacacttGTACACAACAGAGAAGACTGTTatacag ctcGTCCTGTCCTGTCTCTTGGACCTGTTGTTGGTTTTGGAGAAGCCGCCCTCTTCGCTCGACCCCTCCTCCAGCCGCAGGAAGCCTTGTCGCCATGACGACATGCTGCGCCTGGTCCTGATCCACATGGAGGCGGAGAATAATGTGGCGCTGCGACGCGTCTACGCCTCCGTCCTCCCTTTGTTAGTGGACAG GATGGGTGTGGCAGTGTGCAGACACCTGCGGCGAGTGGAGCGGGTGGTGCTGGGATACCTGGAGGTCCGGGATCCACCTGAAGAGACCAACAGACTGAAGGTTCTGGAGGTTCTACAGAGAGTGACGAGAGCAGCCTGGCCCag GATGCAGCGTCGCAGGCTCCACCTGTTGCTGCGTAGTTTGTTGCAGCTGATGGTCGACGTCTCTTCAGACTCTCAGCTCCACGACTCGGTCCGAGAGAAGCTGATGAGTGAAGCGACGCTGTGCATCAAGCTGCTGCACGACTGCTCACCAGGGAACGCCCAG actgtCCTCCAGCAAGTCGACAGCAGCTGTTGCAGTCCCGAGGTGCTTGGTTGCCTAGTGACTGTCACTACTAGGTGA
- the LOC117768098 gene encoding UDP-glucuronosyltransferase 2A2-like, whose product MYRTSLVSLAVLLCSALLVDGGKVLVFPVDGSHWINMKVLIEELHSRGHEITVLRPLDSWYIKQDSPHYKSITIKSSTGFDEENFGTLISSMVNMRLEGASLWKYISLQYKKFNVLYVIHKQLLEMLEEMFQDTKLMQSLHDANYDLVLTDPAIGGGVLLGHRLGLPLVLNVRWTIQGEGHQAIAPSPLSYVPIQETELTDKMTFTQRVNNFLFYLFTCFQIWYTVDSNYKPFVHRHFGSDVHYMELFQAADIWLMRNDFTFEFPRPTMPNIIYMSGFQCKPSKPLSKELEEFVQSSGEHGVIVMTLGTLVANLPEDVTDDIAAAFAQLPQKVIWRHKGKRPSTLGNNTLLLDWLPQNDLLGHPKTRLFVAHGGTNGIQEAVYHGVPLVGLPLMFDQPDNFFKMKVRGVAKVMDIATVNRENFLEALKEVLYEPSYRENMRKLSNLQRDQPIKPLDHAVFWIEFVMRHKGAPHLRTESYKMSTVQYYSIDVIACLLAVSLAAFTLFISVVKFLWCSVLQKQSQK is encoded by the coding sequence ATGTACCGAACCAGCCTCGTGTCACTCGCAGTGCTGCTGTGCTCTGCACTCTTGGTAGATGGAGGGAAAGTCTTGGTGTTCCCTGTAGATGGAAGCCACTGGATCAACATGAAAGTCCTCATCGAGGAGCTTCACTCAAGAGGGCATGAGATCACAGTTCTGCGACCGTTAGACAGCTGGTACATCAAGCAAGATTCTCCCCACTACAAGTCCATCACTATTAAATCCTCAACTGGTTTTGATGAGGAAAACTTTGGCACATTAATATCTTCAATGGTGAACATGCGTCTGGAAGGTGCATCCCTTTGGAAATACATATCTCTGCAGTACAAAAAATTTAACGTGTTGTATGTCATACATAAGCAGCTGCTTGAGATGTTGGAGGAGATGTTCCAGGACACCAAACTGATGCAGAGCCTTCACGATGCCAATTATGATTTGGTTCTGACAGATCCTGCTATTGGTGGAGGGGTGCTTCTGGGTCACCGCTTGGGTCTTCCACTTGTCTTAAATGTGAGGTGGACCATTCAGGGTGAGGGACATCAGGCAATAGCACCATCCCCACTCTCATATGTCCCAATACAAGAGACAGAGCTGACTGACAAGATGACCTTCACCCAAAGAGTCAACAACTTCCTCttctatttatttacatgttttcaaatttggtacactGTGGATTCAAACTACAAACCTTTTGTCCATCGTCACTTCGGCAGTGACGTACATTACATGGAGCTGTTCCAAGCGGCAGATATCTGGCTGATGAGGAACGATTTTACCTTTGAGTTCCCAAGACCCACAATGCCAAACATCATCTACATGTCGGGGTTTCAGTGCAAACCCTCCAAGCCTCTGTCCAAAGAACTTGAGGAGTTTGTCCAGAGCTCTGGTGAACATGGTGTCATTGTTATGACGTTGGGAACCCTGGTGGCAAACCTTCCAGAGGACGTCACTGACGACATCGCAGCAGCTTTTGCCCAACTTCCTCAAAAGGTGATCTGGAGGCACAAAGGAAAAAGACCGTCCACTCTTGGGAACAACACCTTACTCTTAGACTGGCTGCCTCAGAATGACCTCCTGGGTCACCCCAAGACCAGACTGTTTGTGGCCCATGGAGGAACCAATGGAATACAGGAGGCCGTCTACCACGGCGTTCCCCTGGTGGGCCTGCCTCTCATGTTTGATCAGCCTGACAACTTCTTCAAGATGAAAGTAAGAGGTGTGGCCAAAGTCATGGACATTGCAACTGTGAACAGAGAGAACTTCTTGGAGGCTCTCAAGGAGGTTCTCTATGAACCGAGCTACAGGGAGAACATGAGGAAGCTGTCCAACCTGCAGAGAGATCAGCCCATAAAACCACTGGACCATGCCGTATTCTGGATCGAGTTCGTCATGAGGCACAAGGGGGCGCCGCACCTCAGGACAGAGTCTTATAAGATGTCCACGGTCCAGTACTATTCCATTGATGTCATTGCCTGTCTGCTGGCAGTTAGTTTGGCA